From Micromonospora nigra, one genomic window encodes:
- a CDS encoding FAD-dependent oxidoreductase, which translates to MSLSRPIIIAGAGVGGLTTALALARHGLPVEVYERRTAEEIRTAPGSGLTLWSNASTPLGWLGLGDRLVAAADRVVAIESFDSAQKLRFRMSSHPYLWPGALPSLSIGRMDLAEILMDAAEQRGIRVHHGRRVTGYRQSDQRVEALLDDGSTVAGTALVGADGVRSALLEQLHGSVPGIYLGRTTYRGVVAGTDGLVPEIPQLFHDDTTRVGGGVYRIGGDRAAWTLSWKAPAGEREKPGRERDHALHLARVLPAMLRDRVAATPSQAMIRTDIWYHEWHERWGDGLVTLVGDAAHAMPNDLGQGACQAVEDGVVLADALAAGDLTAAAGVAAALRDYERRRLERVKWVRQQSVQVATAAEPGNPAVRWLMGKLTRVYLAMAEKKMWQEMQRLPELAVRPDQVTPSR; encoded by the coding sequence ATGAGCCTGTCCAGGCCGATCATCATCGCCGGAGCGGGGGTGGGCGGACTGACCACCGCCCTCGCGCTGGCGCGGCACGGCCTGCCCGTGGAGGTGTACGAGCGGCGCACCGCCGAGGAGATCCGCACCGCCCCGGGCAGCGGGCTGACCCTGTGGAGCAACGCCTCCACCCCGCTGGGCTGGCTGGGGCTCGGGGACCGGCTTGTCGCCGCCGCCGACCGGGTGGTGGCGATCGAGAGCTTCGACTCGGCGCAGAAGCTGCGGTTCCGGATGTCCAGCCACCCGTACCTCTGGCCGGGGGCGCTGCCGTCGCTGTCGATCGGACGGATGGACCTGGCGGAGATCCTCATGGACGCCGCCGAGCAGCGCGGCATCCGGGTCCACCACGGCCGCCGGGTCACCGGGTACCGCCAGAGCGACCAGCGGGTCGAGGCGCTGCTGGACGACGGGAGCACCGTCGCCGGCACGGCGCTGGTCGGCGCGGACGGCGTCCGCTCGGCCCTGCTGGAGCAACTGCACGGGTCGGTCCCCGGCATCTACCTCGGCCGCACCACGTACCGGGGGGTGGTGGCCGGCACGGACGGCCTGGTGCCCGAGATCCCGCAGCTCTTCCACGACGACACCACCCGCGTCGGCGGTGGTGTCTACCGGATCGGCGGCGACCGGGCCGCCTGGACGCTTTCCTGGAAGGCCCCGGCGGGCGAGCGTGAGAAGCCCGGCCGGGAACGCGACCACGCGCTCCACCTGGCCCGGGTGCTCCCGGCCATGCTGCGGGACCGGGTCGCCGCCACCCCCAGCCAGGCGATGATCCGGACCGACATCTGGTATCACGAGTGGCACGAACGGTGGGGCGACGGCCTGGTCACCCTCGTGGGTGACGCCGCCCACGCGATGCCCAACGACCTCGGCCAGGGCGCCTGCCAGGCGGTGGAGGACGGGGTGGTGCTGGCCGACGCGCTCGCCGCCGGTGACCTCACCGCTGCGGCCGGGGTGGCCGCCGCGCTCCGAGACTACGAACGCCGTCGCCTGGAGCGGGTGAAGTGGGTCCGCCAGCAGTCCGTACAGGTCGCCACGGCCGCCGAGCCGGGCAACCCGGCGGTGCGCTGGCTGATGGGGAAGCTGACCCGGGTCTACCTGGCCATGGCGGAGAAGAAGATGTGGCAGGAGATGCAGCGCCTGCCCGAGCTCGCCGTCCGCCCCGACCAGGTGACGCCCTCGCGTTGA
- a CDS encoding non-ribosomal peptide synthetase yields MPAPVDGPGDPRTERAVQIAGNAEVAAVVTTADLLDRLTDLRERLGADVPWFAVDRIDESAAADWKPPEISGDDLALLQYTSGSTGAPKGVMVTHRNLLHEIAQTVSLAGLPAGANVVSWISPYHALGIGGHLLLAQYLGGHAVFLTPEDFVADPLRWLRAITETPGPVFGCAPNFAFERCLEQIPRSRRAGLDLSGWHTTFNAAERVRANTIARFAEEFGPYGFRPETMGPGFGMTEAMLFLTGRHCDPEPLVLRVDAAELEQGRVVPADADDRSLTLVGVGPAGPHCEIVVVDPQRRTVVDDDRVGELWIRGPVVCQGYWRRPELTEETFGARLADGTGPFLRTGDLGFRHRDELVLCGRLKEMIIIRGRNLYPQDVEMTCERVHPALKGAPAAAFAIDQDDEERLVVVQSIAETDGVDLDELARRLRAAVTGEHEVEAHEVLLVGPDGVAKTVSGKVQRGACRDRYVAGELRPLARAGRPAAPAASAPAPAPVRDMLLALDEALRAPVLTAEVRRRLAALLGTTADRVGTDVPLAGLGLESLRAIELRRDLERDLGVPLPLVEFMRGSVDDLVARATGQLPAPRDPEVVTWRPLVDDPAHRHEPFPLTEQQYAYFVGRSSGYELGDASVHIYLELDAVALDVDRLTAALNRLVAHQEMLRAVIEPDGTQRILPPEEIGPLTVPVTDVATMDASERDGHLVKVREELSHQILPAGHWPMFEVRATRLPDGITRVHVSLDLLIADVASVRLFFLEWGDFYRDPGTHPRPPAVSFRDYVLALDQVPTSAAYAKSRDYWLARIPELPAGPELPVLSGAGSHSRHRRAYVLDAARWARLRDRATRRGVTPTVVQLAAFAEVLGRWSRTSRFVLNVPLFNRLPLHPDIDSVIGDFTTVTLLEVDVAPRDGLAGLAERIQRQLWQDLEHRYFSGVEVLREISRQRGVRPGTFAPVVFASAREQGRDQEGAQGALGAAWLGEMSYVVSQTPQVNFDHQVYEDQGALAFNWDVVEGLFPPGVMDEMFDAYCALLTDLADGDTAWGTGGAEVLPVAQRELVAAANETAGRRADGLLHAPLLGWVRRDPGRPAVVSVDGVVSYGELYRHARVVAHRLRDLGVGPNELVAVAVDKSAAQVVAALGVLLAGGAYLPVDPDLPEERQDHLVAFGGCRVVLARVDGPRRGWPDGVAEVVVDLSVVPPELVDPEPVAGPDDLAYVIFTSGSTGMPKGVMIRHRAACNTIDDVNDRWSVGPDDAVLGLSSLSFDLSVYDVFGLLGAGGRLVLPRHGSNRDPGHWVDLVARHGVTVWNSVPALAQMLADHVAGSGRVGVLGSVRLFLMSGDWIPVDLPGQLRRLAPGCLPVSLGGATEASIWSIFHEIGEVDPAWESVPYGRALRNQSFHVLNDRWQECPVWVTGELFIGGDGLADGYWRDEERTAARFVTHPVSGERLYRTGDLGRWRPEGCIEFLGREDFQVKIGGYRIELGEIEAALGRAPGVAAAVATALGDRHHRRLVACVVPEATDARTTPSATSPVDVDPDEKKVLGDVETDPVRRAEFTLARKSLRDDLTSPAVVLPTTLDETEGKQRWARRSSRRTFADEAVPMASLGGLLECLRGRDGDTLPKYRYASAGSLYPVQTYVQVRPGRVDGLPGGSYYHDPVAHRLVPVRPDAHLGRDLHVSTNQSTFDGSAFQVFLVGRMSAVAPLYGDRALHFSLLEAGQMSQLLEETAPDHDLGLCQVGVLRDESTVRDVLDLGDDDVLLHSLIGGVHHPAPPEAGPRGVPLTDGVRAHLRRVLPAYMVPATLTVVDRLPLTAQGKVDRAGVERLIREADAHATSVAAQPYAPPTRAVEQAIAEAFQQVLGVERIGLDDRFFDLGADSVIIVRVYRALRDALGTAFPLMHMFEHPTIRLLAARLDGGDTDDTVDEAFARAGRRRDRRRGRSISEEASS; encoded by the coding sequence TTGCCCGCCCCCGTGGACGGCCCCGGTGACCCGCGCACCGAACGCGCCGTGCAGATCGCCGGCAACGCCGAGGTCGCTGCCGTGGTCACCACCGCCGACCTCCTCGACCGCCTCACCGACCTGCGCGAGCGACTCGGCGCGGACGTGCCGTGGTTCGCCGTGGACCGGATCGACGAGTCCGCCGCCGCCGACTGGAAGCCGCCGGAGATCAGCGGGGACGACCTGGCGCTGCTCCAGTACACCTCCGGATCGACCGGTGCGCCCAAGGGCGTGATGGTCACCCACCGCAACCTGCTGCACGAGATCGCCCAGACGGTCTCCCTGGCCGGGTTGCCGGCGGGCGCGAACGTGGTGAGCTGGATCTCGCCCTACCACGCGCTGGGGATCGGCGGCCATCTGCTCCTGGCGCAGTACCTCGGCGGGCACGCGGTCTTCCTCACCCCGGAGGACTTCGTCGCCGACCCGCTGCGCTGGCTGCGCGCCATCACCGAGACTCCTGGGCCGGTCTTCGGCTGCGCCCCGAACTTCGCCTTCGAACGTTGCCTGGAGCAGATCCCCCGGTCCCGTCGGGCGGGGCTGGATCTCTCCGGCTGGCACACCACCTTCAACGCCGCCGAACGGGTCCGGGCGAACACCATCGCCCGCTTCGCCGAGGAGTTCGGCCCGTACGGGTTCCGGCCCGAGACGATGGGCCCCGGTTTCGGGATGACCGAGGCGATGCTCTTCCTCACCGGCCGCCACTGCGACCCGGAGCCGTTGGTGCTCCGGGTCGACGCCGCCGAACTCGAACAGGGGCGGGTCGTCCCGGCCGACGCCGACGACCGCAGTCTGACCCTGGTCGGGGTGGGTCCCGCCGGGCCGCACTGCGAGATCGTGGTGGTCGACCCGCAGCGCCGTACGGTCGTTGACGACGACCGCGTCGGCGAGTTGTGGATCCGTGGGCCGGTGGTCTGCCAGGGCTACTGGCGGCGACCGGAGCTGACCGAGGAGACCTTCGGGGCGCGGCTGGCCGACGGGACGGGCCCGTTCCTGCGCACGGGCGACCTGGGCTTCCGCCACCGCGACGAGCTGGTCCTCTGCGGCCGCCTCAAAGAAATGATCATCATCCGGGGACGGAACCTCTACCCGCAGGACGTCGAGATGACCTGCGAGCGGGTCCATCCCGCGCTCAAGGGTGCCCCCGCGGCGGCCTTCGCGATCGACCAGGACGACGAGGAGCGCCTGGTCGTGGTCCAGTCCATCGCCGAGACCGACGGGGTGGACCTCGACGAGCTCGCCCGACGCCTGCGCGCGGCGGTCACCGGCGAGCACGAGGTCGAAGCGCACGAGGTGCTCCTGGTCGGCCCGGACGGGGTCGCCAAGACCGTGAGCGGCAAGGTGCAGCGCGGTGCCTGCCGGGACCGCTACGTCGCCGGGGAACTCCGCCCGCTGGCCCGCGCCGGACGTCCCGCCGCCCCGGCCGCTTCAGCGCCGGCACCCGCGCCGGTGCGGGACATGCTGCTCGCCCTGGACGAGGCGCTGCGGGCGCCGGTGCTCACCGCCGAGGTGCGCCGACGGCTCGCCGCGCTGCTCGGCACCACCGCCGACCGGGTCGGCACCGACGTGCCTCTGGCCGGCCTCGGCCTGGAGTCGCTGCGTGCGATCGAGCTGCGTCGTGACCTGGAACGCGATCTCGGCGTGCCGCTGCCGCTGGTGGAGTTCATGCGCGGCTCGGTGGACGACCTGGTGGCCCGCGCCACCGGGCAGCTTCCCGCGCCCCGCGACCCGGAGGTCGTCACGTGGCGTCCGCTCGTCGACGACCCGGCACACCGGCACGAACCGTTCCCCCTCACCGAACAGCAGTACGCCTACTTCGTCGGTCGCAGCAGCGGCTACGAACTCGGTGACGCCTCCGTCCACATCTACCTCGAACTGGACGCGGTCGCACTCGACGTCGACCGGCTCACCGCCGCGCTCAACCGGCTCGTCGCCCACCAGGAGATGCTGCGGGCGGTCATCGAACCCGACGGCACCCAGCGGATCCTCCCGCCGGAGGAGATCGGGCCGCTGACCGTGCCGGTCACCGACGTCGCCACCATGGACGCCTCGGAGCGCGACGGCCACCTGGTCAAGGTCCGGGAGGAACTCAGCCACCAGATCCTGCCGGCGGGACACTGGCCGATGTTCGAGGTGCGGGCGACCCGGCTGCCGGACGGCATCACCCGGGTGCACGTCAGCCTCGACCTGCTCATCGCCGACGTGGCCAGTGTCCGGCTCTTCTTCCTGGAGTGGGGGGACTTCTACCGGGACCCGGGGACCCACCCGCGTCCCCCGGCGGTCTCCTTCCGCGACTACGTCCTCGCCCTGGACCAGGTGCCCACCTCCGCCGCCTACGCGAAGTCCCGCGACTACTGGCTGGCCCGCATCCCCGAGCTGCCCGCCGGACCGGAGTTGCCCGTGCTCAGCGGCGCGGGGAGCCACAGCCGGCACCGTCGGGCGTACGTCCTGGACGCCGCCCGGTGGGCGCGGCTGCGCGACCGGGCGACCCGGCGGGGCGTCACCCCCACCGTGGTCCAGTTGGCGGCCTTCGCCGAGGTGCTCGGGAGGTGGAGCCGGACCAGCCGGTTCGTGCTCAACGTGCCGCTGTTCAACCGGCTGCCGCTGCACCCCGACATCGACTCGGTGATCGGTGACTTCACCACGGTGACGCTGCTGGAGGTCGACGTCGCCCCCCGCGACGGGCTGGCCGGGCTCGCCGAACGGATCCAGCGTCAGCTCTGGCAGGACCTGGAGCACCGCTACTTCTCCGGAGTGGAGGTGCTCCGGGAGATCAGCCGGCAGCGGGGGGTGCGCCCCGGCACGTTCGCTCCGGTGGTCTTCGCCAGCGCCCGTGAGCAGGGACGTGACCAGGAGGGCGCGCAGGGTGCGCTCGGCGCGGCGTGGCTGGGCGAGATGAGTTACGTCGTCTCGCAGACCCCGCAGGTCAACTTCGACCACCAGGTCTACGAGGACCAGGGCGCTCTTGCCTTCAACTGGGACGTGGTCGAGGGACTCTTCCCGCCCGGCGTCATGGACGAGATGTTCGACGCGTACTGCGCCCTGCTCACCGACCTGGCCGACGGTGACACCGCCTGGGGCACCGGTGGGGCGGAGGTCCTCCCGGTCGCTCAGCGTGAGTTGGTGGCGGCGGCGAACGAGACTGCTGGTCGGCGGGCTGACGGGTTGTTGCATGCTCCGTTGTTGGGTTGGGTGCGGCGGGATCCGGGGCGTCCGGCGGTGGTGTCGGTTGACGGCGTGGTCAGTTACGGCGAGTTGTATCGGCATGCTCGTGTTGTCGCTCATCGTCTGCGTGATCTCGGGGTGGGTCCGAACGAGTTGGTGGCGGTGGCGGTGGACAAGTCCGCTGCGCAGGTTGTTGCCGCGTTGGGTGTGTTGTTGGCGGGTGGGGCGTATCTGCCGGTGGATCCGGATCTGCCGGAGGAGCGGCAGGATCATCTGGTTGCTTTCGGTGGTTGTCGGGTGGTGTTGGCGCGGGTTGACGGGCCTCGGCGTGGTTGGCCGGACGGGGTGGCCGAGGTGGTGGTGGATCTGTCGGTGGTGCCGCCGGAGTTGGTGGATCCGGAGCCGGTGGCGGGGCCGGATGATCTGGCGTATGTGATCTTCACGTCGGGGTCGACGGGGATGCCGAAGGGGGTGATGATTCGGCATCGGGCGGCTTGTAACACCATTGATGATGTTAATGATCGGTGGTCGGTCGGTCCGGACGATGCCGTGTTGGGGCTTTCTTCGCTGAGTTTCGATCTGTCGGTGTACGACGTGTTCGGGTTGCTCGGTGCGGGGGGTCGGTTGGTCCTGCCTCGTCACGGTAGTAATCGTGATCCTGGGCATTGGGTGGATCTGGTGGCGCGGCATGGGGTGACTGTCTGGAACTCGGTGCCGGCGTTGGCGCAGATGCTCGCTGATCATGTTGCTGGTAGTGGTCGGGTGGGTGTGCTCGGCTCGGTGCGGTTGTTCCTGATGTCCGGTGACTGGATTCCGGTGGATCTGCCTGGTCAGTTGCGCCGGTTGGCGCCGGGGTGTCTGCCGGTGAGTCTTGGTGGTGCGACGGAGGCGTCGATCTGGTCGATCTTCCATGAGATCGGTGAGGTTGATCCGGCCTGGGAGTCGGTTCCGTATGGTCGGGCGTTGCGTAACCAGAGTTTCCACGTGTTGAACGATCGGTGGCAGGAGTGTCCGGTCTGGGTGACCGGGGAGTTGTTCATCGGTGGTGACGGGTTGGCTGATGGGTACTGGCGGGACGAGGAGAGGACCGCGGCCCGGTTCGTGACCCATCCGGTCAGTGGTGAGCGGCTTTATCGGACGGGTGATCTGGGGCGTTGGCGGCCGGAGGGGTGTATCGAGTTCCTGGGTCGGGAGGACTTCCAGGTCAAGATCGGTGGTTATCGGATCGAGTTGGGTGAGATCGAGGCGGCGTTGGGGCGTGCTCCGGGAGTGGCCGCCGCGGTGGCCACCGCACTCGGCGACCGCCACCACCGCCGACTCGTCGCCTGCGTCGTGCCGGAGGCGACGGACGCCCGCACCACCCCGTCGGCGACCTCACCGGTCGACGTGGACCCCGACGAGAAGAAGGTGCTCGGCGACGTCGAGACCGACCCGGTCCGCCGGGCCGAGTTCACCCTGGCCCGCAAATCGCTCCGCGACGATCTCACCAGCCCTGCCGTGGTGTTGCCGACCACCCTCGACGAGACCGAGGGGAAGCAGCGGTGGGCACGCCGGAGCAGCCGCCGCACCTTCGCCGACGAGGCGGTGCCGATGGCGTCCCTCGGTGGGCTGCTCGAGTGCCTGCGCGGCCGTGACGGGGACACCCTGCCCAAGTACCGGTACGCCTCCGCGGGCTCGCTCTACCCCGTGCAGACGTACGTGCAGGTCCGCCCCGGCCGGGTCGACGGGCTGCCCGGCGGCAGCTACTACCACGACCCGGTGGCCCACCGCCTCGTGCCGGTACGCCCCGACGCGCACCTCGGCCGCGACCTGCACGTCTCCACCAACCAGTCCACCTTCGACGGCAGCGCGTTCCAGGTCTTCCTGGTTGGCCGGATGAGTGCCGTCGCGCCGCTCTACGGCGACCGCGCGCTGCACTTCAGCCTCCTGGAGGCCGGTCAGATGAGCCAGCTGCTGGAGGAGACGGCACCCGACCACGACCTCGGCCTCTGCCAGGTCGGCGTGCTCCGCGACGAGTCGACGGTGCGGGACGTGCTGGACCTGGGCGACGACGACGTGCTGCTGCACAGCCTGATCGGTGGTGTGCACCACCCGGCGCCGCCGGAGGCCGGCCCCCGGGGCGTGCCACTCACCGACGGGGTCCGCGCCCACCTGCGGCGGGTCCTGCCCGCCTACATGGTGCCGGCGACGCTGACCGTCGTCGACCGGCTGCCGCTGACAGCTCAGGGCAAGGTCGACCGGGCGGGGGTGGAACGGCTGATCCGGGAGGCGGACGCCCACGCCACCTCGGTCGCAGCCCAGCCCTACGCGCCACCGACCCGGGCCGTGGAACAGGCCATCGCCGAGGCGTTCCAGCAGGTTCTCGGGGTCGAACGGATCGGGCTCGACGACCGCTTCTTCGACCTCGGCGCCGACTCGGTGATCATCGTCCGGGTCTACCGGGCGCTCCGTGACGCGCTCGGCACCGCGTTCCCCCTGATGCACATGTTCGAACATCCCACGATCCGACTACTCGCGGCCCGACTGGACGGCGGTGACACCGACGACACGGTCGACGAGGCCTTCGCCCGGGCCGGCCGTCGCCGGGACCGGCGACGCGGTCGGTCCATTTCCGAGGAGGCCTCCTCATGA